In Mycetocola zhujimingii, one DNA window encodes the following:
- a CDS encoding TerC family protein: MQVSPLIWTLTIVFILALLAFDFFFHVRKAHIPTLKEAAIWSSIYIGIAIVFGLGVLIFGGADPGSEYFAGYITEKALSVDNLFVFLIIMSSFRVPREDQQKVLLFGIVFSLIARTAFIFLGAALINSFAWIFYFFGLILLLTAGNMLKPKKDEKDEADNLIIRLARKVLPTSEHYDGDKLITVENGKRVLTPMLLVMVAIGGTDILFALDSIPAIFGLTQDVFIVFTATAFSLLGLRQLFFLIDGLLDRLVYLSYGLAAILGFIGVKLILHALHENNVPFINNGEHVPVVEISTGVSLTFILGVLVVTVVASMLSPKGKAHAAISGARRHATAYVDLEYTADQSERNRVFTRLLAEEEAIRSLQPKYRQWVRDEVELMALLKRAHDEHDASVTK, encoded by the coding sequence GTGCAGGTATCGCCTTTGATCTGGACCCTCACGATTGTCTTCATTCTGGCGTTGCTCGCCTTCGACTTCTTCTTCCATGTGCGGAAGGCGCACATCCCGACGCTCAAGGAAGCGGCGATCTGGTCGTCGATCTACATCGGCATTGCGATCGTTTTCGGCCTCGGCGTTCTCATTTTCGGCGGCGCTGATCCCGGGTCGGAGTACTTTGCCGGTTACATCACCGAGAAGGCGCTGTCTGTTGACAACCTCTTCGTCTTCCTGATCATCATGTCGAGCTTCCGGGTGCCCCGCGAAGACCAGCAAAAGGTGCTGCTGTTCGGAATCGTCTTCTCCCTTATCGCCAGGACCGCGTTCATCTTCCTCGGAGCAGCCCTGATCAATTCGTTTGCCTGGATCTTCTATTTCTTCGGTCTCATCCTCCTGCTCACGGCGGGCAACATGCTGAAGCCTAAAAAGGACGAGAAAGATGAGGCAGACAACCTCATCATCCGGTTAGCGAGGAAAGTGCTCCCGACTTCGGAGCACTACGACGGAGACAAGCTGATCACCGTGGAGAACGGCAAGCGCGTTCTCACCCCGATGCTCCTCGTGATGGTGGCCATCGGCGGTACCGACATTCTCTTCGCGCTCGACTCGATCCCCGCAATCTTCGGCCTCACGCAAGACGTCTTCATCGTGTTCACAGCGACGGCGTTCTCGCTGCTCGGACTTCGCCAGCTCTTCTTCCTCATCGACGGGCTCCTCGACCGCCTCGTCTACCTGTCCTACGGGCTCGCCGCGATTCTCGGCTTCATCGGCGTCAAGCTGATCCTGCACGCGTTGCACGAGAACAACGTGCCGTTCATCAACAACGGAGAGCACGTTCCCGTCGTCGAGATCAGCACCGGCGTCTCGCTGACCTTCATCCTCGGGGTACTCGTCGTCACTGTCGTGGCGTCGATGCTGAGTCCGAAGGGCAAAGCACATGCAGCGATCTCCGGAGCGCGGCGCCACGCGACCGCATACGTCGACCTCGAGTACACGGCAGACCAGAGCGAGCGCAATCGCGTCTTCACCCGTCTCCTCGCTGAGGAAGAAGCCATCCGTTCCCTGCAGCCCAAGTACCGGCAGTGGGTTCGCGATGAGGTGGAGCTCATGGCGCTTCTCAAGCGCGCGCACGACGAGCACGACGCGTCGGTGACGAAGTAG
- a CDS encoding glutamate ABC transporter substrate-binding protein, giving the protein MRTSQSPFRRALPLAAVALTAMLGLSACSGSGSDAAVPGAEPDTSKESSLTEVYKNAVVAEAADILPDSTMAKIKERGKLIVGEALDAPLLSQQDPSNPENVEGFDADLAKLLAIYILGEPNVEIIPPASETREALLQNGTVDVVFNTYTITEERAEQVSFAGPYLESGLAVAVKADNDDIKGIEDLANKKVIVGANTPAVTAVPAEQPTATLVSFSTDPQAMKALKQGRGDAYVQDFTLLASNAASDPSVKVVGQPFTTEAYGIGLKHDDEDFKTFINEWLIKIQEDGTWAKVWDATLGAAVESETPEAPEIGSVPGS; this is encoded by the coding sequence TTGCGCACTTCACAATCCCCCTTCCGCCGGGCGCTCCCCCTCGCCGCCGTCGCTCTTACGGCCATGCTTGGCCTCTCCGCCTGCTCCGGCTCCGGCTCCGACGCAGCGGTTCCCGGTGCCGAGCCAGACACCTCAAAGGAGTCGTCGCTCACCGAGGTCTACAAGAACGCCGTCGTGGCGGAAGCAGCAGACATCCTTCCCGACTCCACGATGGCAAAGATCAAGGAGCGCGGAAAGCTGATTGTCGGTGAAGCGCTCGACGCTCCGCTGCTCTCTCAGCAGGACCCTTCGAACCCCGAGAACGTCGAGGGCTTTGACGCGGACCTCGCCAAACTGCTCGCGATCTATATCCTGGGTGAACCGAACGTCGAGATCATTCCGCCGGCGTCCGAGACCCGTGAAGCCCTCCTGCAAAACGGCACCGTGGACGTGGTCTTCAACACCTATACGATCACCGAGGAGCGCGCTGAACAGGTCTCCTTCGCCGGCCCATACCTCGAGTCAGGCCTCGCCGTTGCGGTCAAGGCCGACAATGACGACATCAAGGGAATCGAAGACCTCGCTAACAAGAAGGTCATCGTTGGAGCAAACACCCCCGCCGTCACCGCCGTGCCCGCTGAGCAGCCCACCGCGACCCTTGTGAGCTTCTCAACCGACCCGCAGGCGATGAAGGCACTCAAGCAGGGCCGGGGCGACGCGTACGTGCAGGACTTCACTCTGCTCGCGTCGAACGCGGCATCCGACCCGTCGGTCAAGGTCGTGGGCCAGCCCTTCACAACCGAGGCTTACGGCATCGGGCTCAAGCACGACGATGAGGACTTCAAGACCTTCATCAACGAGTGGCTGATCAAGATTCAGGAAGACGGCACCTGGGCAAAGGTCTGGGACGCGACGCTCGGCGCCGCTGTTGAGTCCGAGACCCCTGAGGCCCCCGAAATCGGTTCCGTTCCGGGCTCTTAA
- a CDS encoding fasciclin domain-containing protein, whose translation MKKKNTVSAITAAVAALILVGPMAPASAHGSATPTGSIVDVAVAASGGGTPDNNPHDYDLLIQALGATGLAPVLADTSRRFTVFAPNDRAFARLVTDLTGTAPVSEAAALTTITTALTTEQISNVLLYHVVPDRSLGAIEVLLSRSITVANGGVIKPRLTTLRDENTSLRDPRLILKQLNIRASNGVLHGIDRVLAPAVI comes from the coding sequence ATGAAAAAGAAGAACACCGTCTCCGCGATCACCGCCGCCGTTGCGGCCCTGATCCTCGTCGGACCGATGGCACCAGCGAGTGCGCACGGATCCGCAACCCCCACCGGCTCGATCGTCGACGTCGCTGTGGCGGCATCCGGTGGCGGAACACCCGACAACAACCCGCACGATTACGATCTGCTCATCCAGGCGCTTGGCGCCACCGGGCTGGCCCCGGTGCTCGCCGACACCTCCCGTCGGTTCACGGTTTTCGCCCCGAACGACCGCGCGTTTGCCCGGCTCGTGACGGACCTGACGGGCACAGCGCCGGTCAGTGAAGCCGCGGCGCTGACGACGATCACGACGGCTCTGACCACCGAGCAGATCAGCAACGTCCTGCTGTATCACGTCGTGCCAGACCGCTCACTCGGAGCGATCGAGGTTCTGCTCTCGAGGTCGATCACTGTCGCAAATGGTGGAGTGATCAAGCCACGGCTGACCACGCTCCGCGATGAGAACACGAGCCTTCGCGACCCGCGCCTCATCCTGAAGCAGCTCAACATCCGCGCGAGCAATGGTGTCCTGCACGGCATTGACCGCGTACTCGCTCCCGCGGTGATCTAA
- a CDS encoding amino acid ABC transporter ATP-binding protein, whose product MAQRNGTTATDMVVMRDVQKHFGEHHVLKDVNLTVATQEVVVVVGPSGSGKSTLCRCINRLETVTSGEILVDGSELPQEGKDLARLRADVGMVFQSFNLFAHRTILDNVALAPMKVRGISKRDAMTHALELLDRVGIADKADSFPAQLSGGQQQRAAIARALAMRPKVLLFDEPTSALDPEMVNEVLDVMISLAKEGMTMVVVTHEMGFARRAADRVIFMDAGRIVEENSPAEFFDNPQSERAQAFLSKILAH is encoded by the coding sequence ATGGCTCAGCGGAACGGCACCACGGCGACCGACATGGTCGTTATGCGTGACGTGCAGAAGCACTTCGGCGAGCACCACGTGCTCAAAGACGTCAATCTCACGGTCGCCACGCAGGAAGTCGTTGTGGTCGTCGGCCCATCTGGCTCCGGCAAGTCGACGCTCTGCCGGTGCATCAACCGACTGGAGACGGTCACCTCCGGCGAGATTCTCGTAGACGGCTCCGAGTTGCCCCAGGAGGGCAAAGACCTCGCCAGGCTGCGCGCCGATGTCGGCATGGTATTCCAGTCGTTCAATCTCTTCGCTCACCGAACGATCCTCGACAACGTCGCGCTCGCTCCCATGAAGGTTCGCGGCATCTCAAAGCGCGATGCAATGACCCACGCCCTCGAACTCCTCGACCGTGTCGGTATTGCTGACAAAGCCGATAGTTTCCCTGCCCAACTCTCCGGTGGGCAGCAGCAGCGAGCAGCCATCGCCCGCGCGCTCGCCATGCGCCCCAAAGTGCTCCTGTTCGACGAGCCGACTTCGGCACTCGACCCTGAAATGGTCAACGAAGTACTCGACGTCATGATCTCGCTCGCAAAGGAGGGAATGACGATGGTCGTCGTCACCCACGAAATGGGGTTCGCCCGTCGCGCTGCCGACCGCGTCATTTTCATGGACGCCGGGCGCATCGTCGAGGAGAACTCGCCTGCCGAGTTCTTCGACAACCCGCAAAGCGAGCGCGCTCAAGCGTTCCTCTCCAAGATCCTGGCCCATTGA
- a CDS encoding ROK family transcriptional regulator, whose protein sequence is MTELPRLPQPYSPQSVEILAALRSGRANSRAALAKMTGLSPSTVAARVDALIGRGHIVETGPGESRGGRRPRHLEIRGNAGLVGCVDLGVDRASFGLVDFAGTLLAEQHMSLDIAAGPHEVLALAATTLSKMVVDADAPVTTRLCGISVGVPGPVSSASNQVISPSRMPGWNGVTVAEVMKQFVSVPVIVNNDANLMAVGELLDVDGDVYDNQVLIKVGSGIGCGIISGGALYTGSNGWAGDISHVSVPGAAPVPCSCGRTGCLDALASGNALVKEMRVAGTDVQSVEAMIELAQDAHPTATGLLRNAGVMTGGVLATIVNFFNPDRLVLGGVLANSSVFVAGVRATLYADCLPMVTEQLSVDVARYPATAGLRGAGRVFLDRMFSAEGIRTPA, encoded by the coding sequence GTGACCGAGTTGCCACGTTTGCCGCAGCCGTATTCGCCACAGAGCGTCGAGATTCTCGCCGCTCTCCGTTCCGGCCGGGCAAATTCGCGGGCTGCGCTCGCGAAGATGACCGGTCTGTCGCCATCGACTGTTGCGGCGCGCGTCGATGCGCTCATCGGCCGGGGCCATATCGTTGAGACCGGTCCGGGTGAGTCCCGAGGGGGCCGCCGGCCGCGTCACCTTGAAATTCGCGGCAATGCTGGCTTAGTTGGCTGCGTCGACCTCGGCGTCGACCGGGCGTCGTTCGGGCTCGTTGATTTCGCCGGGACGCTTCTCGCTGAGCAACACATGTCGCTCGACATCGCGGCCGGACCGCACGAGGTGCTCGCCCTCGCCGCGACAACCCTCAGCAAGATGGTCGTTGATGCGGATGCGCCCGTAACCACGCGTCTTTGCGGGATCTCGGTCGGTGTGCCGGGCCCCGTCTCCTCAGCGTCGAACCAGGTCATCTCTCCATCGCGCATGCCCGGGTGGAACGGCGTGACCGTCGCCGAGGTCATGAAGCAATTCGTTTCGGTTCCCGTGATCGTCAATAACGACGCCAACCTCATGGCGGTCGGGGAACTGCTCGACGTCGACGGTGACGTTTATGACAACCAGGTGCTCATCAAAGTGGGTTCGGGAATCGGTTGTGGCATCATCTCCGGGGGTGCCCTGTACACCGGAAGCAACGGTTGGGCCGGAGACATCAGCCACGTGTCAGTGCCCGGTGCGGCTCCCGTGCCCTGCTCGTGCGGTCGTACCGGATGTCTCGATGCACTGGCATCCGGCAACGCGCTCGTGAAGGAGATGCGGGTAGCGGGGACAGACGTGCAGTCGGTTGAAGCGATGATTGAGCTCGCCCAGGACGCGCATCCGACGGCGACGGGGTTGCTGCGAAACGCCGGTGTCATGACGGGAGGCGTGCTCGCGACGATCGTCAACTTCTTCAACCCAGACCGCCTCGTCCTCGGCGGTGTGCTTGCCAATTCCTCGGTGTTCGTCGCGGGCGTTCGTGCCACCCTCTATGCCGACTGCCTCCCCATGGTGACCGAACAGCTCTCTGTGGATGTGGCCCGCTACCCCGCGACGGCCGGCCTGCGCGGGGCCGGCCGGGTATTCCTCGACCGGATGTTCTCTGCCGAGGGCATCCGAACCCCCGCGTAG